Part of the Burkholderia sp. FERM BP-3421 genome, CGTCGCTGCGCGCCGCCCGGGTTCTGCCCTATGCTGTGCGGACCGGGCGCGCAGGTCGCGCGCCGCCACCGGACAGGAGCCGCAATGCCCAGCAGTCCCGCCGCCGATTCTTCCTCCCCCGCCGCGCAGGCCGACCTCAAGCCGGCCGCGCCCTTGTTCATCGCGCCCGAGCCCGATACGCAGAAGCCGGTGCGCGGCAGCCAGTTCGTGCTGAAGTCCGGCGACGCGTTCGTGGTCTGTGACGCGCTCGGCGACATCGGCGGTCACGACGACGGCCTGTTCGTCGACGACATGCGGGTGCTGTCGCAGTGGCGGCTCACGTTCGGCGGCCGTGCGCCGTCGCTGCTGTCGGGCGCGACCAGCGCCGACAACGCCTCCTTCACCGCGCATCTGACCAATCGCCCGTTGCCGCCGCTGGGCGGGCACGAGACGCCGGAGGGCGTGATCCACATCGAGCGGATGCGGGTGCTGGAAGACAACGTGCTGTACGACGGGCTCACGCTGACCAACTACGGCACGAGCGACGCCGAGGTGCCGCTGTCGATCTCGTTCGGCGCGGATTTCAAGGACATGTTCGAGGTGCGCGGCACCGCGCGCGAGCGGCATGGCGCGATCGCGCCGCCGTGCGTCGACGCGGGCGCGGTGCGGCTGGGCTATGTCGGGCTCGACGAGGTCGAGCGCACGGTGCGGATCCGTTTCTCGCCGGAGCCGGACGCGCTCTCTCCCGACCGCGCCGACTACACGCTGCGCATCGCGGCGCAGGCTTGCGTGTCGATCTATCTGACGGTCGAGGCGCGGGTCGGCGCGGCGGGCGCGACGGCCGCCGCGCGGCCGGCCGAAACGGGCGGACGGCCGGCGCTGCGCAAGGCGCTGGTGCGGGTGCACCGCGCGATGCGCGAGCGGCGGCGCGCGATGGCGCGGGTGCGCACCAGCAATCCGCTGTTCAACGCATGGCTCGACCGCTCGCTCGCCGACCTCGGGCTGCTGACGACGCAGCTCGACACCGGCCCGTATCCGTACGCGGGCATTCCGTGGTTCTCGACGCCGTTCGGCCGCGACGCGGTGGTCACCTCGTTGCAGATGCTGTGGCTGCAGCCGTCGCTCGCGCGCGGGGTGCTGCGCTTTCTCGCCGCGCATCAGGCGCGCGAGACCTCGGCGTTCCACGACGCCGAGCCGGGCAAGATCATGCATGAGTTCCGCCGCAGCGAGATGGCGGCCACGGGCGAGGTGCCGTTCGCGCTGTACTACGGCGGCGTGGACACCACGCCGCTGTTCATCGTGCTCGCGGGCGCCTATCTGGAGCACACCGGCGACCACGCGCTGATCGACGAGCTCTGGCCCGCGCTCGAACGGGCCGCGCAGTGGGTGATGCGCGTGTGCGACCGCAATCCGCACGGGCTGCTCGATTACCAGCGCACCTCCGAACGCGGGCTCGCGAACCAGGGCTGGAAGGACAGCCACGATTCCGTGTTCCACGCCGACGGGCGCTTCCCGGACGGGCCGATCGCGCTGGTCGAGGTGCAGGCCTACGCCTGCGCCGCGTTCGACGCGATGGCCGGGTTCGCGCAGCGGCGCGGCCACACGGCCGACGCGGTGCGCTACACGCAGCGCGCGCGCACCTTGCGCGAGCAGGTCGAGACGCTGTTCTGGATGCCCGAGGCGGATTTCTACGGGATCGCGCTCGACGGGCACGGCGAGCTGTGCCGGGTGCTGGCGTCGAATGTGGGGCACCTGCTGGCGTTCGGCCTGCCGGAGCCGGCGCGCGGCGAGGCGGTCGCGCGCGTGCTCGGCTCGGCGCTGTTCCAGACCGGCTGGGGCGTGCGCACGCTCGCCGCCGGCCAGCCGCGCTTCAATCCGATGGCGTATCACAACGGCTCGGTGTGGCCGCACGACAATGCGCTCGCCGCGCGCGGCCTCGCGCGCTACGGCGACAAGCGCGCCGCGATCGATCTGCTGCGCGCGCTGTTCGAGGCGGCGGTGAGCTTCGACATGCGCCTGCCGGAGCTGTTCTGCGGCTTCCCGCGCCGGCGCGGCGAGCCGCCCACCGCGTATCCGGTCGCATGCCTGCCGCAGGCGTGGGCGGCCGGCGCGCCGTTCATGATGCTGCAGGCGTGCCTGGGCGTCAGCGTGGACGCGGCGCGCGGCGAGGTGCGGGTCGAGCGGCCGGCGCTGCCCGAAGGGGTCGACTGGCTGCAGCTCGACGGCCTGCGGGTCGGCGACGAGAGCGTGTCGCTGACCTTCCGGCGGGTCGACGGCAAGGTGGTGGCGTCCGCCGAAGGGCGCGCGCGCGTGGTCGCGGCGCTGTAGCTTGCGCCAGGCCGGCCCGCGTTTGCGACCCCGGGCCTAGAATGGCGGTATCGCGCAGCCTCGCGCCCACCCGAACCAGGAGACTTCACCATGTCGAACGACCCGCAGCCCGACCGCGATCCGGCGCGCCTCGAACAGCTCGAGGCCGCGGTCGATCATCTGCATGAATCGCTGGCGTCGCAGCGCATCGCGGCCGGCGCGGCGAAGGGCATCCTGTTCAGCCTGGTCGAGACGCTCGGCGCGCTGATCGGCGATCCCGACCTGCCCGAGCACGCGCGCTCCGGCTACGAGGCGCTGCGCGACAAGGCGAGCGAACTGAAGGCCACGCTCGACCGGCACTGAGCCGGCGCCGCCGTTGCCCCGCCCGAGGGCGCGGCGGCAATCCCGTTTGGATTCAATGCGTTGCCGCGCGCGTGCGCAGGATATCCACATGCTTGTTAACAAAAACTGTTGATAACCGGGGCCGCGCGCCCCGGAGCCTCCCCCGATGACACCTCCCCGCATTCTGGTCAGCGCGTGCCTGCTGGGCGCGCCGGTCCGCTACGACGGTTCCCCGAAGACGCTGCGCCATCCGCTGCTCGCGCAATGGCAGGCCGAGAACCGGCTCGTGCCGATCTGTCCGGAGTGGGCGGGCGGCATGCCGACGCCGCGCCCGCCCGCCGAGATCCAGCGCGCGGCCTCGGGCGACGCGGTGCTGGACGGCGTCGCGCGGGTCGTCGACCTGGCGCGTCACGACGTGACCGAGGCGTTCGTCGCCGGTGCGCGGGCGGCGCTCGCGCTGGCGCGTGAACACGGTTGCCGTCATGCGCTGCTGACCGATGCGAGCCCATCGTGCGGCAGCCGCGCGATCTACGACGGTTCGTTCAGCGGCCGTCGCCACGGCGGCGCGGGCGTAACGGCGGCGCTGCTCGCGCGGCACGGCATCGCGGTGTACGCGCAGCACGACATCGAGACGCTCGCCGCGCACTTGCAGCGCGACGCCGCCGGCTGAGCGGGCGCGGCCCGCGCCGTTCAGGCGGGGCGCGTGAGCAGGTACTCGGCGTCGACCTCGGCGGCGATCCGGAAACCGAGCCGTTCGTAGAGCCGCTGCGCGGGATTGCCCTTGAGCACCTTCAGCGAGACCGGCACGCGCTGCCGGTCCGCTTCGTCGAGCACGCGGCGCAGCACGCGCGCGCCGACGCCCTGCCGCTGATGCGCGGGCAGGATCTGAATCTGCATCACCACCCAACTGTCCGGCTCGCGGTACGCCTTCAGCAGGCCGGCCGGCGCGCCGTCGAGGCATACGATCTGCGCGTCGTCGAGCCGCGCGCGCACCCGCGCGGCGTGGCTCGCGGAGTCGGTCGGCTCGCCCGCGCGCAGCAGGTGCTCGGTCATGGTTGCCTCGCGCAGCGCGAGCAGGAACGGGAGATCGGCTTCGGTCGCCGGACGCAGCGTGACGGTGGCTTCGGGCATCGGAGA contains:
- a CDS encoding DUF523 domain-containing protein, which gives rise to MTPPRILVSACLLGAPVRYDGSPKTLRHPLLAQWQAENRLVPICPEWAGGMPTPRPPAEIQRAASGDAVLDGVARVVDLARHDVTEAFVAGARAALALAREHGCRHALLTDASPSCGSRAIYDGSFSGRRHGGAGVTAALLARHGIAVYAQHDIETLAAHLQRDAAG
- a CDS encoding GNAT family N-acetyltransferase, yielding MPEATVTLRPATEADLPFLLALREATMTEHLLRAGEPTDSASHAARVRARLDDAQIVCLDGAPAGLLKAYREPDSWVVMQIQILPAHQRQGVGARVLRRVLDEADRQRVPVSLKVLKGNPAQRLYERLGFRIAAEVDAEYLLTRPA
- a CDS encoding amylo-alpha-1,6-glucosidase, which produces MPSSPAADSSSPAAQADLKPAAPLFIAPEPDTQKPVRGSQFVLKSGDAFVVCDALGDIGGHDDGLFVDDMRVLSQWRLTFGGRAPSLLSGATSADNASFTAHLTNRPLPPLGGHETPEGVIHIERMRVLEDNVLYDGLTLTNYGTSDAEVPLSISFGADFKDMFEVRGTARERHGAIAPPCVDAGAVRLGYVGLDEVERTVRIRFSPEPDALSPDRADYTLRIAAQACVSIYLTVEARVGAAGATAAARPAETGGRPALRKALVRVHRAMRERRRAMARVRTSNPLFNAWLDRSLADLGLLTTQLDTGPYPYAGIPWFSTPFGRDAVVTSLQMLWLQPSLARGVLRFLAAHQARETSAFHDAEPGKIMHEFRRSEMAATGEVPFALYYGGVDTTPLFIVLAGAYLEHTGDHALIDELWPALERAAQWVMRVCDRNPHGLLDYQRTSERGLANQGWKDSHDSVFHADGRFPDGPIALVEVQAYACAAFDAMAGFAQRRGHTADAVRYTQRARTLREQVETLFWMPEADFYGIALDGHGELCRVLASNVGHLLAFGLPEPARGEAVARVLGSALFQTGWGVRTLAAGQPRFNPMAYHNGSVWPHDNALAARGLARYGDKRAAIDLLRALFEAAVSFDMRLPELFCGFPRRRGEPPTAYPVACLPQAWAAGAPFMMLQACLGVSVDAARGEVRVERPALPEGVDWLQLDGLRVGDESVSLTFRRVDGKVVASAEGRARVVAAL